The Mycosarcoma maydis chromosome 8, whole genome shotgun sequence DNA segment TCAAAGTCATCATGGTCTCGTACATTGCCGATCGGTTCCTGTTCCTCTTCCTGTTGTTCCTCcccatcctcttcctcttcctcttcgtcctcctcaGCGATTGCCCCAAGCGGGGCTCCTTCTCGCTTTGCCTTGTCCCTCCGCTTCTTGCGTCTCTCACGACGCTTTCTTCGTGCAAGCCGATCCTCTTCTTGAGTGCTTGTGCCAATGAATCGCTCGTAGTTGTTGACAACCTCGGTTCCGATCCGCCATGCCGCACTGAAAAGCTCCTTGACCTTGGCCTGATCTAGACGGTGGAAGCACAACAGCTCCATCCGTTCCAGTGCCTCGGTGTGAACCTGGATGGCGCTGTCGATAGAGCGTGTACCTTCCAAGGCTGACAAGATACGCTGACTGCCATCGAACAGAATGTCACTTTGAATGAAGCCGATGAGCGTCCGGACGAGCCATTGCGCTTGGCGTCGAAGAGACCAGAACTTTCGCATATGCATCGTTTCAGGTTTGGCTAATTTGAGCGTGCTCGCCAGTTTCCACTGAGCATAGTTTGCCTGCAGCAAGGTCGAAAAAATGTACTGATAGAAACGCATGCAGCCAGTTGGAAAGACGAATGTGAGCGGCCACGGCACCTCGTACTCAACCTTCACATCGGCCAGACGGTGGATTCTGCTCCTCTGTCGTATCGCTGCAGCTCTGTCCATATCGTCGTTGACAGTACAGAAACGAACCAGATTCACGTCGATCCACGCTTCCCCACCATTGCTCTGCTGGTGTATTTCAAGCGCATCGTTGAAACCGGAGTGGAGTCGATGATGGTTCGTGGCACGAAGCATGCCGTTGCGCCGATCGAGATCCATGAAGAGCGACTCCAACCAGCTGGCCATTTCGGCGCCTCGCCGCATGAAGAACAGGCCGTGACAAGCTTGGACATGAGATTGCAATGCATATCCACCTTCGGTGACTGGAGACAAAAGTACCTCGGTCACGCGTTTGCGAACAAGGGCAGAGATGGGCGAAAGGTGCTCTTGTAGCAATCGCCCCAGCAACGGCTCGAGCAGTCGATGCGATAGATGCCGGTGATTGCGCGTAATGCTGACATCCCACAGAGGCTCTGTATCCGGTCGCGAGATTGGTGTCTGAGGCAAAACGTCTTCTACGTAGGTTTTTGTCTCCGTTTGCTCCGCCAGCTGAGTGCCACGGGCGaacagcagccgccgcaAATTCTCCGTTGCTACCTCCGGCGTGAAGCACAACGCTGCAACGATTTCCTCGTGGCCAGCCTCAGCTTCAGTATTAATAGGATCGTCAGCTccgcgctcgacgaggcttTGAAGCGGGTTAAGACTTGTTTGTGCTATTGTGGTTCGCAAGCCGAGGACGTGGCCAAGATTGGGATCAGGTTGAACACCACCAAGTGCATCGACGCCCAGACTTCGAAGCAGTCCTACCCCTTTGGCAGTTGTCAACACGTCTTGCATGATGGATTGCAGGAATGCTGGCGAGCTGTAGCCTGGATTGACCATGTTATCGACCTCATCGATACTGGGCTGGTTGACAACGTATCCAGACGTCCAAAAGGCGCTATCGGATGTTGATATAGATGCATCGTGTCGAATCATATGCTGCACCAGACGATCGTCGAAGAGCAGATCATGATCTCGGTGGATGGCAAAACTGAGTCCTCTTTGAAGCAGGTGACAGACAGATCTCCACGCGGGTCGACAAGCAGCTAGCAGGCATGTGCTCAGATCGGTAAGAATCATGTCGCCGTGAGCCAGCTCGTCCTGTTGATGCACGAACGCGAGCAGCGCTTGCAAACCATCGATGAGAGCGCGGTCACTGGATCCACGTGGGATTAGCGAAACATCGGTATCACCGCCATGTCCAGAGATGAAACCCATGTCCTTCAGCAGGCGCGCCAAGAGTAGCACGGAGGCAGCCTTGCTGTACGAAAAGTTGATCAGTTGCGTGAGAGTGGTATATCTGTTAGTGCGAATTACGGCCGGATGAGCTAGCGTACTTCCAGCTGCAATGTCCGCATCCAGTTCGGAAAACTGAGAGCACAAATTCTCGAGTAAAGCCTGTAGCTGTTCGGCAAAAGCTTCCACAGCTGGTGTTCTGGTCAGAGCATCCACGGTGTGAATGCTTTGGAACACTGTTGCTTTGACAAAGCTGCGAAGAATAGATAGCGTGCTGGCAAGATATGCGACTGCTTCCATCTGCTCTGTCAAGCTATTCGTCAGAGGATCTTTTCTGGAGTTATCGATGGTAAATTGGCCGGAAGAGTGCCGCGAGTACAGCATGCTTGAGGAACCCATCAGCGACGAGAGACTCTCG contains these protein-coding regions:
- a CDS encoding uncharacterized protein (related to gamma-tubulin complex component 5), which codes for MAPVAGPSTGSSAERAPRTNLTRVSARSKTNKRIDQETILNHLLGVFMEESSPSLSSKAAQKARAVHLIDKDSWSPADKDEVAAALHGLSLKHSIHLDYELATALQRCYSQLIVSCERSAQLAEQSRKVEIRRGSRLNVTPPLIRPDNVSDAVRFLLQLSKPADIIARTAANLMLNATHSSRSQYVTAEQRKNAERREWLSILVQEPLQGDAWVDEGQDDSDLSDWSLDSDDERRLRMEQGYDSDKEPRKQRDRLAAVSASMHPSPSLLQDFQQRKLWSEQRRSRLAALAKAKEKSLHDGALQATNRALQLSEADIVRESLSSLMGSSSMLYSRHSSGQFTIDNSRKDPLTNSLTEQMEAVAYLASTLSILRSFVKATVFQSIHTVDALTRTPAVEAFAEQLQALLENLCSQFSELDADIAAGSTLAHPAVIRTNRYTTLTQLINFSYSKAASVLLLARLLKDMGFISGHGGDTDVSLIPRGSSDRALIDGLQALLAFVHQQDELAHGDMILTDLSTCLLAACRPAWRSVCHLLQRGLSFAIHRDHDLLFDDRLVQHMIRHDASISTSDSAFWTSGYVVNQPSIDEVDNMVNPGYSSPAFLQSIMQDVLTTAKGVGLLRSLGVDALGGVQPDPNLGHVLGLRTTIAQTSLNPLQSLVERGADDPINTEAEAGHEEIVAALCFTPEVATENLRRLLFARGTQLAEQTETKTYVEDVLPQTPISRPDTEPLWDVSITRNHRHLSHRLLEPLLGRLLQEHLSPISALVRKRVTEVLLSPVTEGGYALQSHVQACHGLFFMRRGAEMASWLESLFMDLDRRNGMLRATNHHRLHSGFNDALEIHQQSNGGEAWIDVNLVRFCTVNDDMDRAAAIRQRSRIHRLADVKVEYEVPWPLTFVFPTGCMRFYQYIFSTLLQANYAQWKLASTLKLAKPETMHMRKFWSLRRQAQWLVRTLIGFIQSDILFDGSQRILSALEGTRSIDSAIQVHTEALERMELLCFHRLDQAKVKELFSAAWRIGTEVVNNYERFIGTSTQEEDRLARRKRRERRKKRRDKAKREGAPLGAIAEEDEEEEEEDGEEQQEEEQEPIGNVRDHDDFERVAVGDMDGEATLFGHTDVSEAISTDASMSADISANWIESETHKRESFRLECERQRKALNRLVEELKVGVDDQIGRIAARSAVQAQDATQADRVLQEHDHARAKWQGLLDALAWSDMGY